In Bacillota bacterium, one genomic interval encodes:
- a CDS encoding YlxR family protein: MKKKHVPERTCVGCRSVKPKRELIRIVRDPEGHVDVDFTGKKSGRGVYICPNVPCLEAALKGGRISAGLETDLPPEVVSRLREKLHHV; this comes from the coding sequence ATGAAAAAGAAGCATGTTCCAGAACGCACCTGTGTGGGATGTCGCTCTGTCAAGCCTAAACGTGAACTTATCAGGATTGTACGCGACCCTGAAGGACATGTTGATGTGGACTTTACCGGGAAGAAGTCTGGGCGGGGTGTGTACATTTGCCCCAATGTCCCCTGCCTTGAGGCTGCACTAAAGGGCGGCAGAATAAGCGCGGGCCTAGAGACAGACCTACCTCCGGAAGTGGTCTCTCGTTTAAGAGAGAAATTGCACCATGTCTGA
- a CDS encoding ribosomal L7Ae/L30e/S12e/Gadd45 family protein, whose amino-acid sequence MSDKFLQFLGLAQRAGAVVSGTMACTEALKKGKVSLLVVAEDTEPKSAALYRQMAESKSIPYLTIFSQAALGHAIGKSRRALVVINDANFARRLQELSLNIGGGPTCPKLESLS is encoded by the coding sequence ATGTCTGATAAATTTCTGCAATTTTTAGGTTTGGCGCAGCGGGCTGGGGCGGTCGTAAGCGGGACCATGGCCTGTACTGAAGCCCTTAAAAAGGGAAAAGTCAGCTTACTGGTAGTTGCCGAGGACACCGAGCCCAAGTCAGCCGCCCTCTATCGCCAGATGGCGGAGAGTAAATCTATTCCTTATCTTACCATTTTTTCGCAGGCCGCACTGGGTCATGCCATCGGCAAGAGCAGGAGAGCCCTAGTAGTCATAAATGATGCCAATTTCGCCCGTCGCTTACAGGAGTTAAGCCTGAACATTGGAGGTGGACCGACATGTCCAAAATTAGAATCTTTGAGTTAG